The following coding sequences lie in one Heyndrickxia oleronia genomic window:
- a CDS encoding DUF6176 family protein, producing the protein MNVELTRFRVKKGKSEQVNEWLRFLNEHMKDVLITLEDEKMYVETIFRENLNGDEYLYWYSIQGEGGQEVEESENWIDKKHLHYWQECIDESFKPIDLKIEVVMIPEKVRTSMQ; encoded by the coding sequence ATGAACGTTGAATTAACAAGATTTAGGGTGAAGAAAGGGAAATCAGAACAGGTGAATGAATGGTTAAGATTTTTAAATGAACATATGAAAGATGTTCTGATTACATTAGAAGATGAAAAAATGTATGTGGAAACAATTTTCAGGGAAAATCTAAACGGCGATGAATATTTATATTGGTACTCCATTCAAGGTGAAGGCGGGCAAGAAGTAGAGGAATCAGAGAATTGGATAGATAAAAAGCATTTACACTATTGGCAGGAATGTATTGATGAATCGTTTAAACCTATTGATTTAAAAATCGAAGTCGTGATGATTCCCGAAAAAGTAAGAACAAGCATGCAATAA
- a CDS encoding M55 family metallopeptidase — protein sequence MKLYISADIEGVAGVVHSEHTTRDGKEHDRARSLMTEEVNACVRGALEAGVTEIVVNDSHGTMRNLIPEQLHPEAELISGSPKKLAMVEGLDETYDGAVFLGYHTKKGDFGLLNHTFNGKVVRSIKVNGKEYGEFGLNALVAGFFNVPVVCVSGCDRLEGEARELIPSIYTATVKQTINQFTAKSVHPKKAQEMIQAQTKAAWENRKNIPPFKIDGPVVIEMSFNTTGFAENAAILPIVEQIDPSTVTFEAKNIIDGYRFIRSLIMIAS from the coding sequence GCGGACATTGAAGGGGTTGCAGGAGTCGTACATAGTGAACATACCACTCGCGATGGTAAAGAACATGATAGGGCTAGATCGTTAATGACGGAGGAAGTCAATGCTTGTGTCCGTGGAGCACTGGAAGCAGGTGTAACAGAAATAGTTGTTAATGATTCACATGGTACCATGCGAAATCTCATACCGGAGCAATTACATCCAGAAGCGGAGTTAATTTCAGGTTCTCCCAAAAAATTAGCCATGGTAGAAGGCTTAGATGAAACATATGATGGCGCTGTTTTTTTAGGTTATCACACAAAAAAAGGGGACTTTGGTTTACTGAATCATACGTTCAATGGAAAAGTGGTTCGCTCGATCAAAGTCAATGGAAAAGAATATGGAGAATTTGGCTTAAATGCATTAGTAGCTGGTTTTTTCAATGTCCCAGTTGTTTGCGTCTCAGGTTGTGATCGTTTAGAAGGGGAAGCACGTGAGTTAATTCCTTCTATTTACACAGCAACCGTTAAACAAACGATAAATCAGTTTACTGCAAAAAGCGTCCATCCTAAAAAGGCCCAGGAAATGATCCAAGCACAAACAAAAGCTGCATGGGAGAATCGAAAGAATATCCCGCCATTTAAAATCGATGGTCCTGTAGTCATTGAGATGTCCTTCAATACAACTGGTTTTGCCGAAAATGCTGCAATTCTACCGATCGTTGAACAAATTGATCCATCCACTGTCACGTTTGAAGCGAAAAATATAATCGATGGTTATCGTTTTATTCGAAGCTTGATTATGATAGCGAGTTAG